A stretch of Roseovarius sp. M141 DNA encodes these proteins:
- the rpsK gene encoding 30S ribosomal protein S11 produces MARDTKRTKKKVSKNIATGVAHVNSSFNNTKILISDVQGNAIAWSSAGTCGFKGSRKSTPYAAQMAAEDAGKKAQDHGMRTLEVEVQGPGSGRESALRALAAVGFNITSIRDVTPMAHNGCRPPKRRRV; encoded by the coding sequence ATGGCACGCGATACCAAACGCACAAAGAAGAAGGTTTCCAAGAACATCGCCACAGGCGTTGCTCATGTGAACTCGTCCTTCAACAACACCAAGATCCTGATCTCCGACGTTCAGGGCAACGCAATTGCATGGTCCTCGGCCGGCACCTGTGGCTTCAAGGGGTCGCGCAAGTCGACGCCCTACGCTGCCCAGATGGCCGCCGAAGATGCGGGCAAGAAAGCCCAGGATCACGGCATGCGTACGCTCGAAGTCGAAGTGCAGGGGCCCGGTTCCGGCCGTGAAAGCGCATTGCGCGCCCTGGCTGCTGTCGGCTTCAACATCACGTCCATCCGCGACGTGACGCCGATGGCGCATAACGGCTGCCGTCCGCCGAAGCGCCGCCGCGTTTAA
- the rpsM gene encoding 30S ribosomal protein S13, whose protein sequence is MARIAGVNIPTHKRVPIALTYVTGIGPSTAKTICDAVGIDQTRRVNELSDTETVALREYIDANLTVEGDLRRETQMNIKRLMDLGCYRGLRHRRNLPVRGQRTHTNARTRKGPAKAIAGKKK, encoded by the coding sequence GTGGCACGTATCGCCGGCGTCAACATCCCGACGCATAAACGGGTTCCCATTGCCCTTACCTACGTCACCGGTATCGGTCCCTCGACCGCAAAAACCATTTGCGACGCGGTCGGCATCGACCAGACGCGCCGTGTCAACGAGCTGAGCGATACCGAAACGGTAGCGCTGCGCGAGTATATCGACGCGAACCTGACCGTCGAGGGTGACCTGCGCCGCGAGACGCAGATGAACATCAAGCGTCTGATGGACCTTGGTTGCTACCGCGGTCTGCGCCACCGCCGGAACCTGCCGGTTCGCGGCCAGCGCACCCATACCAACGCCCGCACCCGCAAAGGCCCCGCAAAGGCCATTGCCGGCAAGAAGAAATAA